The following are encoded together in the Anaerostipes caccae L1-92 genome:
- a CDS encoding GNAT family N-acetyltransferase codes for MEIKVCETEEQVQTLAELASEIWHEYFVSIISKEQIDYMVEKFQSYQALKKAIDEEHYTYFLGYDEGKLVGFCGVKPDGNRLFLSKLYLHKKSRGKGLSSILLRKAIEFAEKMDKKAIYLTCNKYNQNSLDIYKAKGFAEVDSVKTDIGNGFIMDDYILQLDL; via the coding sequence ATGGAAATTAAAGTGTGTGAGACAGAAGAACAAGTGCAGACACTGGCGGAATTGGCCTCTGAGATCTGGCACGAATATTTTGTATCTATTATCTCAAAGGAACAGATCGACTATATGGTAGAGAAGTTCCAGAGCTACCAGGCATTAAAAAAGGCGATTGATGAAGAACACTATACCTATTTTCTTGGATATGACGAAGGAAAGTTAGTGGGGTTCTGCGGCGTGAAGCCGGATGGGAACCGTCTGTTTCTGAGTAAACTGTATCTGCACAAGAAGAGCCGCGGAAAAGGGCTTTCCAGCATTCTATTAAGAAAGGCCATAGAGTTTGCAGAGAAGATGGATAAAAAAGCCATTTATCTTACCTGCAACAAATATAATCAGAACAGTCTGGATATTTACAAAGCGAAAGGCTTTGCAGAGGTTGATTCCGTAAAAACTGATATCGGAAACGGATTTATCATGGATGACTACATCCTCCAGCTTGATTTATAA
- a CDS encoding DNA-directed RNA polymerase subunit delta encodes MGKKLKKFLKVVTAIISIGGIVYIARDQIKAIIDKLKELKDQEKDEDLDDWDPDAFDDDDVFPDSAEDSRDYFSIHITDEEEMKEETSEEETPSEDNVSNEDKTSDTPEEDDK; translated from the coding sequence ATGGGTAAAAAATTGAAAAAATTTCTGAAAGTTGTGACTGCCATCATCTCCATCGGCGGAATTGTATATATCGCCAGAGACCAGATCAAAGCAATCATAGACAAGCTGAAAGAATTAAAGGATCAGGAAAAGGATGAAGATCTCGATGACTGGGATCCGGATGCATTTGACGATGACGATGTTTTCCCGGATTCAGCGGAAGACAGCCGTGATTACTTCTCCATCCACATCACGGACGAAGAAGAAATGAAAGAAGAAACATCTGAGGAAGAGACTCCTTCCGAGGACAACGTTTCCAACGAGGATAAGACTTCTGACACACCAGAAGAAGATGATAAATAA
- a CDS encoding Gfo/Idh/MocA family protein, whose translation MSDLKWGILGCGVIANEMAQAFEKMGRKVYGVSSRTQTKTEAFAEKYGVENVYGSYEEMLEDENIDVIYIATPHSQHYENMKKAIGAGKHILCEKAITVNDHQLEEIVSLAEEKNLTVREAMTISHMPLFKELKDRIDKGDIGTVKMVQVNFGSNKGYDSTNRFFALEAAGGALLDIGGYATTFARTFMDEAPNTILTTVQYVETGVDEQSGIILKNESDQMAVICLTIRAKQPKRGVVTGDKGYIEVYEYPRASKATITNTETGVTETIEAGRTEDALVYEVEAMEGTVSGTFSDNNLEISRDVMKILSSVRTQWGMKYPFE comes from the coding sequence ATGAGCGATTTAAAATGGGGTATTTTAGGATGCGGGGTTATAGCCAACGAGATGGCGCAGGCATTTGAAAAAATGGGAAGAAAGGTCTACGGGGTCAGCAGCCGGACACAGACTAAGACAGAAGCATTTGCGGAAAAATACGGCGTCGAAAATGTCTACGGATCATATGAAGAAATGCTTGAGGATGAAAACATTGATGTGATCTATATTGCAACTCCACACAGCCAGCACTATGAGAATATGAAAAAAGCGATTGGGGCCGGGAAACATATTTTATGTGAGAAAGCGATCACAGTCAATGACCATCAGCTGGAGGAGATCGTTTCCCTGGCGGAAGAGAAGAATCTGACAGTAAGGGAAGCCATGACCATCAGCCATATGCCGCTGTTTAAAGAGCTGAAGGACAGAATTGACAAAGGAGACATTGGAACCGTAAAGATGGTGCAGGTAAACTTCGGAAGCAACAAAGGATATGATTCTACGAACCGATTTTTTGCACTGGAAGCAGCCGGAGGAGCACTTCTCGATATCGGAGGGTATGCCACGACATTTGCAAGAACGTTTATGGACGAGGCGCCGAATACGATCCTTACCACAGTACAGTATGTAGAGACTGGTGTGGATGAACAGTCCGGTATCATTCTGAAAAACGAGTCTGACCAGATGGCGGTGATCTGCCTTACCATTCGTGCAAAACAGCCGAAGAGGGGTGTTGTCACAGGAGATAAAGGATATATCGAAGTATACGAGTATCCGAGGGCTTCAAAGGCAACGATCACAAATACAGAGACAGGCGTTACAGAAACCATTGAGGCGGGCAGGACAGAAGACGCTTTAGTATATGAGGTAGAAGCCATGGAAGGAACCGTCAGCGGTACGTTTTCCGATAACAATCTGGAGATTTCAAGAGATGTCATGAAAATTCTGAGCAGTGTGAGAACACAGTGGGGAATGAAGTATCCATTTGAATAA
- a CDS encoding magnesium transporter CorA family protein, whose product MIRIFKTYEGSKELREITEIERESWVMMTDPNGAELQMVAEKYQIDLDDLRAPLDEEERSRLEHEDNYTMILANIPVVRAEEGKRLYETIPLGIFITEKVVFTVCLEETNILKQFTDGLVPNFYTYMKTRFVYQILYNNAALFLVYLRMIDKRANQVEEILHETSRNKDLIQLYDLEKCLVYFTTSLKSNEVVLEKLRKHIGLKHYEEDQELLEDVIIENKQAMEMTYIYHNILRSTMSLFGSIIDNNLNQVMKFLAAITIVLELPTMISGLYGMNLNPAGMPFSGSPMGFFIVSAFSVAVCVIAVLILKKKNLL is encoded by the coding sequence ATGATCAGGATATTTAAAACTTATGAGGGATCAAAAGAATTAAGAGAGATTACCGAGATTGAACGCGAATCCTGGGTCATGATGACGGATCCGAACGGAGCAGAACTTCAGATGGTGGCAGAAAAATACCAGATCGATCTGGACGATCTGAGGGCGCCTCTGGATGAGGAAGAACGTTCTCGTCTGGAACATGAAGATAATTATACGATGATACTGGCCAATATCCCGGTAGTACGTGCAGAAGAGGGGAAGCGGCTTTATGAGACGATTCCTCTTGGCATCTTTATCACGGAAAAGGTCGTGTTTACGGTCTGCCTGGAAGAGACCAATATTTTGAAGCAGTTTACGGACGGGCTGGTGCCGAATTTCTATACATATATGAAGACTAGATTTGTATATCAGATTCTTTATAACAATGCGGCTCTGTTTTTGGTTTATCTGAGAATGATCGATAAAAGAGCCAACCAGGTGGAAGAGATTCTGCATGAGACATCCAGGAACAAGGACCTGATCCAGCTTTACGATTTAGAGAAATGTCTTGTGTATTTTACCACTTCCCTGAAGTCAAATGAGGTGGTGCTGGAGAAACTCAGAAAGCATATAGGACTTAAACACTACGAAGAAGACCAGGAACTGCTGGAAGATGTTATTATCGAGAATAAGCAGGCGATGGAGATGACCTATATTTATCATAATATCTTAAGAAGTACCATGTCGCTGTTTGGTTCCATCATCGACAACAATCTAAACCAGGTCATGAAGTTTCTGGCTGCCATCACGATTGTGCTGGAACTGCCGACAATGATCTCAGGGCTTTATGGGATGAACCTGAATCCCGCAGGAATGCCGTTTTCGGGAAGCCCGATGGGGTTCTTCATCGTGAGTGCGTTTTCTGTGGCTGTCTGTGTGATCGCGGTGCTGATTTTGAAGAAGAAAAATTTACTGTGA
- a CDS encoding AraC family transcriptional regulator, which translates to MDNNLQMIGRAVDYIEEHLTEENLSLDRITGEIGYSKYHLHRMFTFVVGIPIHRYILRRRLTEAARMLVFTAKPLTDIALCSGYDTQRSFSRSFKSMFRCTPSFYRKRNDFLPLQMKYDVRNRRELRGDKMLDVKMAEEDKLYLVGYDGRTEKGFKVIGKCWKLLHKNKDKIGNRTDQRFLIGVNDYSQFKLEHTSPVFHYIAAAQVSLPERIPKNMKSFELPSGRYAVFTLRGKNEDSLEPVVDYIYRQWFPYSTCRLNEHSRYDFAKYGEETDEKGESEIQFWVPVL; encoded by the coding sequence ATGGATAATAATTTACAAATGATCGGCCGGGCAGTGGATTATATAGAGGAGCATCTCACCGAGGAAAACTTGAGCCTGGACAGGATTACAGGGGAAATCGGGTATTCCAAATATCATCTGCACAGAATGTTTACGTTTGTTGTGGGCATTCCCATTCACAGGTATATCCTGCGCCGCAGGCTGACGGAGGCGGCACGGATGCTTGTATTTACAGCAAAACCCCTGACAGATATCGCACTGTGCTCTGGCTACGACACCCAGCGTTCTTTTTCAAGGAGCTTTAAATCTATGTTCCGGTGCACACCCAGCTTTTACAGAAAGCGAAATGATTTTCTTCCGCTTCAGATGAAATATGATGTCAGAAACCGAAGGGAGCTGAGGGGAGATAAGATGCTAGATGTAAAAATGGCAGAAGAGGATAAATTATATCTTGTTGGTTATGACGGAAGAACTGAAAAGGGCTTTAAAGTCATCGGAAAGTGCTGGAAGTTACTGCATAAAAATAAAGATAAGATTGGAAACCGGACAGATCAAAGGTTCCTCATAGGAGTAAATGATTATTCTCAATTCAAACTTGAACACACAAGCCCGGTTTTTCATTATATTGCGGCGGCGCAGGTTAGTCTGCCGGAGCGGATCCCCAAGAATATGAAAAGTTTTGAACTGCCTTCCGGCAGGTATGCTGTTTTTACTCTCAGAGGAAAAAACGAGGACAGTCTTGAGCCTGTTGTGGATTATATTTACCGGCAGTGGTTTCCGTATTCGACCTGCAGGCTGAATGAACACAGCCGTTATGATTTTGCCAAATACGGAGAAGAGACTGATGAAAAGGGAGAGAGTGAGATTCAGTTTTGGGTTCCGGTACTATAA
- the sigG gene encoding RNA polymerase sporulation sigma factor SigG, which produces MALNKVEICGVNTASLPLLTNEEKEELFIRIEQGDQEAREQYIKGNLRLVLSVIQRFSGSNENADDLFQVGCIGLMKAIDNFDRSLNVKFSTYAVPMIIGEVRRYLRDNNSMRVSRSLRDIAYKAITAKEALTKKFNKEPTIEAIAEEIEMKKEDVLFALDAIATPLSLYEPVYQDGGDTLFLMDQVKDKKNKEELWVESIALKDAMEHLPEREYNIIRLRFFDGKTQTEVADEISISQAQVSRLEKNALKHMKHYLD; this is translated from the coding sequence ATGGCACTTAATAAAGTTGAAATCTGCGGAGTCAATACTGCTTCTCTTCCTTTACTCACCAATGAAGAAAAAGAAGAACTGTTCATAAGGATCGAACAGGGTGACCAGGAAGCAAGGGAACAATACATCAAGGGCAATTTAAGGTTAGTTTTAAGTGTCATTCAACGTTTTTCCGGCAGCAATGAGAATGCCGACGACCTGTTTCAAGTTGGATGTATCGGGCTTATGAAAGCCATCGACAATTTTGACCGCTCCCTGAACGTTAAATTTTCTACCTATGCGGTTCCGATGATCATCGGAGAAGTACGGCGTTACCTGCGGGATAATAATTCCATGAGAGTCAGCCGTTCACTCAGGGATATTGCCTACAAAGCCATCACAGCAAAGGAGGCTCTGACCAAAAAATTCAACAAAGAACCGACCATCGAGGCCATCGCAGAAGAGATTGAGATGAAAAAAGAGGATGTCTTATTTGCCCTGGATGCCATCGCAACACCTCTTTCACTCTACGAACCAGTCTATCAGGACGGCGGAGATACTCTGTTTTTGATGGATCAGGTAAAAGATAAAAAAAACAAAGAAGAATTGTGGGTTGAATCTATCGCATTAAAAGATGCTATGGAACATCTTCCTGAAAGGGAATATAACATTATAAGGCTTCGCTTTTTTGACGGCAAGACCCAGACAGAAGTAGCCGATGAGATTAGTATTTCACAGGCTCAGGTCAGCCGCCTGGAAAAAAATGCTCTGAAACATATGAAGCACTATCTGGATTAA
- a CDS encoding substrate-binding periplasmic protein → MKKLLLICMMICLVFCLGGCNFPWDKEKTGDKNVRKENITASEVKDSMKGKQLIIGVSDGMAPFSVRDEKTKEMKGFDIDLIKGISEYLGFEYKLRVAPMRELTDLLREKKIDLAISGICITDSRQKEFQFSDVYFENTLKVMVNTDKNITDRKELEGKTIGVEEGTSNAEYAQTNLSEENKIKVYPSMDKVFKDLEKGKIDATVYDATGVDYFMANYKGDKISALDEKLNSAESNYGIMFRKKDPSVGKFNVTLQVLNTEGTYQTIKNEWIGSEDED, encoded by the coding sequence ATGAAAAAATTACTGCTAATTTGTATGATGATATGTCTTGTTTTTTGTTTGGGGGGCTGCAATTTTCCCTGGGACAAGGAAAAGACAGGAGATAAAAATGTCAGGAAAGAAAACATAACAGCATCAGAAGTCAAAGATTCCATGAAGGGAAAACAGCTGATCATCGGCGTGTCCGACGGTATGGCGCCGTTTTCTGTCAGAGATGAAAAAACCAAGGAGATGAAAGGTTTTGACATCGATCTGATCAAGGGGATCAGCGAGTATCTGGGCTTTGAGTACAAGCTTCGCGTCGCTCCGATGAGGGAGCTTACGGACCTGCTCAGGGAGAAGAAGATCGACCTTGCTATCTCCGGTATCTGTATTACGGACAGCCGCCAAAAGGAGTTTCAGTTTTCGGATGTCTATTTTGAAAATACATTAAAAGTTATGGTCAATACAGATAAAAACATAACAGACAGAAAAGAACTGGAAGGAAAAACTATAGGGGTAGAGGAGGGAACCTCCAACGCAGAATATGCACAGACCAACCTTTCTGAGGAGAATAAGATTAAGGTTTATCCATCTATGGACAAGGTATTCAAAGATCTTGAAAAAGGAAAGATCGATGCTACGGTTTATGATGCAACAGGTGTTGATTATTTCATGGCAAATTATAAAGGGGACAAAATCTCTGCTCTAGATGAAAAGCTTAACTCAGCAGAGAGCAACTATGGGATCATGTTCCGAAAGAAAGATCCTTCCGTCGGAAAGTTTAATGTAACGCTTCAGGTATTGAATACAGAGGGCACCTACCAGACCATTAAGAACGAGTGGATTGGATCGGAAGACGAAGATTAA
- a CDS encoding AEC family transporter — protein sequence MNIVSIVFGQIVMMFCMMAVGAAAYKAGLITERGSTDLSNITLFLVIPFVVLTSFQIEFDADIFHGILVTFILGIAVHAAAIVLSFLLIRGKDNDRTVLERFSIVYPNCGFMGIPLAQAVLGPKGVIYITAFIAAQNLFIWSHGAASMQGTFNRGSVKEIFKAPVMIATFAGLFCYLFQIKFPVLIYNPLKAIADMNTPLAMIISGTAIAQTNLLKTLTRPRIYVMTALRLLLMPMVMFLILLVVPVSKDLKILSLLASSASTAAITTMFAVKFKKDVGYAAELFAVSTIAAVATLPLMISLGEKFFL from the coding sequence ATGAATATTGTTTCAATTGTATTTGGACAGATCGTCATGATGTTTTGTATGATGGCTGTGGGGGCAGCCGCCTATAAGGCGGGCCTCATAACCGAACGGGGAAGCACAGATCTTTCCAATATCACCCTTTTCTTAGTCATTCCATTTGTAGTGCTCACTTCTTTTCAGATTGAGTTTGATGCAGACATATTCCATGGAATTCTGGTTACCTTTATTTTAGGAATTGCGGTACATGCGGCAGCGATCGTTTTGTCCTTTCTGCTGATCCGCGGAAAGGATAATGACCGGACAGTTCTGGAACGGTTCAGCATTGTGTACCCGAACTGCGGTTTTATGGGGATACCTCTGGCCCAGGCGGTGCTGGGTCCGAAGGGGGTTATATACATAACAGCATTTATTGCCGCACAGAATCTGTTTATCTGGTCTCACGGAGCTGCCAGCATGCAGGGGACATTTAACCGGGGATCAGTCAAAGAAATATTCAAAGCACCTGTTATGATTGCAACATTCGCAGGACTTTTCTGTTACCTGTTTCAGATTAAATTTCCTGTTCTGATCTACAATCCGCTGAAAGCCATCGCTGATATGAATACACCCCTGGCGATGATCATATCCGGAACTGCCATTGCGCAGACAAATCTTTTGAAGACACTGACAAGACCGAGGATTTATGTCATGACGGCACTGAGGCTTCTTCTTATGCCAATGGTCATGTTTTTGATCCTTCTCGTCGTGCCGGTATCCAAGGATCTTAAAATATTGTCGCTGCTTGCTTCATCTGCATCGACTGCGGCGATCACGACCATGTTTGCGGTGAAGTTTAAGAAGGATGTGGGCTACGCGGCAGAATTATTTGCAGTTTCCACGATTGCAGCGGTTGCCACGCTGCCGCTCATGATCTCTCTCGGAGAAAAATTTTTCTTATAA